One window from the genome of Zerene cesonia ecotype Mississippi chromosome 1, Zerene_cesonia_1.1, whole genome shotgun sequence encodes:
- the LOC119831542 gene encoding larval/pupal rigid cuticle protein 66-like, with the protein MFSKVAVFALFVAVAQCSAIHGADYNSFSYGVSDPHTGDVKSQHETRVGDNVVGQYSLLESDGTRRTVDYAADAHNGFSAVVRKDPALVAHAPAVVAAPLAYSAPVAAAYGAHAAPLAYAHAAPVAYAHAAPVAYSAHPSPLAYSSYAAAPLAINAYAAPLSHAYGYGAHGLAY; encoded by the exons ATGTTCTCAAAG GTCGCAGTTTTCGCTTTATTCGTTGCCGTTGCGCAATGCAGCGCAATCCATGGAGCTGACTACAACAGCTTCTCCTATGGAGTGTCTGACCCCCACACCGGTGATGTGAAGAGCCAGCACGAGACCCGCGTCGGTGACAACGTGGTCGGCCAATACTCCCTGCTCGAGTCTGACGGTACCCGGCGGACGGTGGACTACGCTGCTGACGCCCACAACGGCTTCAGCGCTGTCGTGCGCAAGGACCCAGCGCTCGTAGCCCACGCTCCTGCCGTTGTAGCTGCACCCCTCGCGTACTCCGCTCCCGTTGCTGCCGCGTACGGCGCCCACGCCGCTCCCTTAGCTTACGCACACGCTGCTCCCGTCGCGTACGCCCACGCCGCTCCCGTCGCGTACTCCGCCCACCCATCTCCCTTGGCCTACAGCAGCTACGCCGCTGCACCCCTTGCCATCAACGCATACGCTGCCCCTCTTAGCCATGCGTACGGCTATGGCGCCCATGGACTCGCCTATTAA
- the LOC119830260 gene encoding uncharacterized protein LOC119830260, whose product MVHKLIIFTALFMSATCMFLHPAPVPIFLETFQEPPKPYDFSYEVNDPHTGDVKSQQESKRGDTVLGHYSVIQPDGIRRTVDYQANDLTGFLATVNNQRPQVNQHQEQYQEESTRPTTASSGSNDGQSSQGWPSPSSTPPTISFSSVLHPYQNNLWLCSATCWKQHSGLINVVTTSPIIFKMVAKCVILFAVVAVASAADFSSFSYGVADPYTGDFKHQFETRAGDRVQGQYGLLESDGTQRTVDYTAGAEGFNALVRKDPAVIAAPIAAPIAAPLAPLAIASSYPYAYARFGAYAYAAPFAYNRVL is encoded by the exons ATGGTTCAcaag CTAATCATCTTCACCGCACTCTTCATGTCTGCCACGTGCATGTTTCTTCACCCAGCTCCGGTGCCGATCTTTCTAGAAACTTTCCAAGAACCACCAAAACCTTACGACTTCTCCTATGAGGTGAACGACCCCCACACTGGTGACGTCAAATCCCAACAAGAGAGCAAGCGTGGAGACACAGTCCTTGGCCACTACTCCGTCATTCAACCCGATGGAATCAGAAGGACTGTGGACTACCAGGCGAATGATTTAACTGGTTTCTTAGCAACCGTCAACAACCAAAGGCCCCAAGTCAACCAGCACCAAGAACAATATCAGGAAGAATCCACTCGTCCAACTACAGCCAGCTCTGGAAGCAACGATGGCCAATCCAGTCAAGGATGGCCAAGCCCCAGCTCAACCCCACCAACCATTTCTTTCTCTTCTGTTCTCCACCCCTACCAAAACAACCTGTGGCTCT GTAGTGCAACTTGCTGGAAACAACATTCAGGACTCATCAACGTAGTCACAACCTCTCCAATAATCTTCAAAATGGTTGCGAAG TGCGTGATCCTATTCGCTGTGGTGGCCGTCGCCAGCGCTGCTGATTTCTCCAGCTTCTCGTACGGAGTAGCAGACCCCTACACCGGTGATTTCAAGCACCAGTTCGAGACCCGCGCTGGAGACCGGGTGCAGGGACAATACGGTCTCCTGGAATCCGATGGCACCCAACGGACGGTCGACTACACCGCCGGCGCTGAGGGCTTCAACGCTCTAGTGCGGAAGGACCCTGCTGTGATCGCTGCCCCCATTGCCGCCCCCATCGCCGCTCCCCTTGCCCCCCTCGCAATTGCCTCTTCCTACCCATACGCTTACGCCCGGTTCGGAGCCTACGCATACGCCGCTCCCTTCGCCTACAACCGCGTCCTCTAA